From the genome of Geobacter sp. SVR, one region includes:
- a CDS encoding C40 family peptidase, with amino-acid sequence MTGIIRTACLCILCLVGLCIVTPAVEAKEKKGGAAVRSTSKNTARQSPRKERGRTTKGKEGKTSLAQSHRQRSGKPRRTPERDTKKRSAKKPAEKLISLQARQGELKPARVSITERLAPQEVPEEILTAELGDEVRPLEEAAFRLVGTRYRFGGNSVRGMDCSAFVQRVYSGLKIPIPRTAREQFGIGTEIPPDEVKKGDLVFFHTYARYPSHVAIYLGDNRMIHASSGSGRVVISNMDTPYYRSRYVGARRLPAAEGEPLPQLLAGL; translated from the coding sequence ATGACCGGCATTATCCGCACCGCATGTCTCTGTATTCTGTGTCTGGTTGGCTTGTGTATTGTCACCCCTGCGGTTGAAGCGAAGGAGAAAAAAGGCGGGGCAGCCGTGCGGTCCACGTCGAAAAACACCGCACGGCAGTCACCCCGCAAAGAGCGGGGGCGCACTACAAAAGGGAAAGAGGGGAAAACGTCGCTGGCGCAATCCCACCGGCAGCGGAGCGGTAAACCGCGGCGCACTCCGGAGCGGGATACTAAAAAACGCTCGGCAAAAAAACCGGCGGAAAAGCTGATCTCGTTACAAGCCCGGCAGGGGGAACTCAAGCCGGCGCGGGTTTCGATAACGGAGCGGCTTGCCCCCCAGGAAGTACCGGAAGAGATTCTCACGGCTGAGCTTGGGGACGAGGTGCGGCCCCTGGAAGAGGCTGCCTTCCGTCTGGTCGGTACCCGCTACCGGTTCGGCGGTAACAGCGTCAGGGGCATGGACTGCTCGGCCTTTGTACAGCGGGTCTATTCAGGCCTGAAAATACCGATACCGCGCACCGCCCGGGAGCAGTTCGGCATCGGTACGGAAATACCGCCGGACGAGGTGAAGAAAGGGGATCTGGTATTTTTCCATACCTATGCCCGCTATCCCTCCCATGTTGCCATTTACCTGGGGGACAACCGCATGATCCATGCCTCGTCCGGAAGCGGCCGCGTCGTGATCTCCAACATGGATACCCCCTATTACCGCAGCAGATACGTGGGGGCGCGGCGGTTGCCGGCTGCAGAAGGGGAGCCGCTGCCGCAACTGCTGGCAGGGTTGTAG
- a CDS encoding ATP-dependent DNA helicase — protein MNKIITIPLRDFAVPSPRSGSLDPHSGYGRQAAEGQEIHQRVQKRRAKADPAYRAEVPLSRTFDRGSFSFRVDGRMDGIFLHDQPRIEEIKSAFNLAELIRRLDNSPFGHPYSLQLLTYGYFYWCEYGVIPDLSLHLVSSRNGRSIDRELSLDLSSYEEWLSLRLDELAQEARQAEKRALRRRRMAAFFAFPFANPRAGQIELMEEIEQGMRLGQAMLLQAPTGLGKTVGVLHPVLKEALSRGQRVVYVTPKNSQHGVAEDAVARFQETGARLKSLTVTAKGKICFQDEPLCNPEVCEYARDYYTKLQRFRLPEILARKRRLKASLFRELGREYRVCPFELQFDCAHEADVVICDYNYVFAPRSALGRTVPLAVDQTGKPNLVIDEAHNLPGRAMEYYSPALSSLALEGMRGAIRGIAERFRSEAEQFLDGCLGTVTACRTSGSSRSMRIDPPLAPFLEQDARLRAFLSGYLEADIELGPQDPVLRLCFSWAEFSAMLELALDPERDEFFTTFHPHPAGGTLRITCCDASAMLKDRYEDYQQVVAFSATLKPFEYYARLSGLTVDSVKINEFDSPFPRERRKLLVIPQVSTRYDRRERNYVRIADAITRIAALRRGNYFVFLPSFEFLEQVAALFTPPEGFAVLRQERGMRGAQVDEVLERLRSPSGPTIVFAVQGGSFSEGVDYAGEMVIGAFVVGPPLPNFDLERDQMRAYYQRRYGAGFEYAYTIPAMAKAIQAAGRVIRSERDRGLIVLMDSRFTEESYSRAMPADWFETEVTELVSESILADVAAFWASSQ, from the coding sequence ATGAATAAAATCATCACGATTCCGCTACGCGATTTTGCCGTGCCGAGCCCACGCTCCGGCAGCCTCGACCCCCATTCCGGCTATGGCCGGCAGGCGGCCGAAGGGCAAGAGATCCACCAGCGCGTGCAGAAACGGCGCGCCAAGGCCGATCCCGCTTACCGGGCCGAGGTACCGCTCAGCCGTACCTTCGATCGGGGAAGCTTCAGTTTCCGGGTGGACGGCCGCATGGACGGCATCTTCCTGCATGATCAGCCGCGGATCGAGGAGATCAAGAGCGCCTTCAACCTGGCCGAGCTGATCCGGCGGCTGGACAACAGCCCCTTCGGACACCCGTATTCCCTGCAACTGCTGACCTACGGTTATTTCTATTGGTGCGAGTACGGCGTGATCCCGGACCTGAGCCTGCATCTGGTTTCATCCCGCAACGGCCGGTCAATCGACAGGGAACTGTCTCTCGACCTCTCCTCCTACGAAGAGTGGCTGTCGCTGCGTCTGGACGAGCTGGCGCAGGAGGCGCGGCAGGCCGAAAAACGCGCCCTCCGGCGCCGGAGGATGGCAGCCTTTTTTGCCTTCCCGTTTGCGAACCCGCGCGCCGGCCAAATCGAGCTGATGGAGGAGATCGAGCAGGGCATGCGGTTGGGGCAGGCCATGCTGCTCCAGGCCCCCACCGGCCTCGGCAAGACCGTGGGGGTGCTGCATCCGGTGCTGAAGGAGGCCCTCTCGCGCGGGCAGCGGGTGGTCTATGTTACCCCCAAAAACAGCCAGCATGGCGTGGCCGAAGACGCGGTGGCCCGTTTTCAGGAGACCGGCGCCAGGCTCAAGTCCCTGACCGTGACGGCCAAGGGCAAAATCTGCTTTCAGGACGAGCCGCTCTGCAATCCCGAGGTCTGTGAGTATGCCCGGGATTACTACACCAAGTTGCAGCGCTTCCGCCTGCCGGAGATCCTGGCCCGCAAGCGGCGCCTGAAGGCCAGTCTGTTCCGGGAGCTGGGGCGTGAATACCGGGTCTGCCCCTTTGAGCTGCAGTTCGATTGCGCCCACGAGGCGGATGTGGTGATCTGCGATTATAACTACGTCTTTGCCCCGCGCTCGGCCTTGGGGCGCACTGTTCCACTGGCAGTGGACCAGACCGGCAAGCCCAACCTGGTGATCGATGAGGCCCACAACCTGCCGGGCCGCGCCATGGAGTACTATTCACCGGCACTCTCGTCACTGGCGCTGGAAGGGATGCGGGGGGCAATCCGAGGAATTGCGGAGCGCTTCCGTTCGGAGGCGGAGCAGTTTCTGGATGGTTGCCTCGGCACCGTGACTGCCTGCCGTACCTCCGGCAGCTCGCGGTCGATGCGCATCGATCCTCCGCTTGCCCCGTTTCTGGAGCAGGATGCCCGCCTGCGCGCCTTTCTGTCAGGCTATCTGGAAGCGGATATCGAGCTTGGACCGCAGGACCCGGTGCTGCGGCTGTGCTTCTCATGGGCCGAGTTCAGTGCCATGCTGGAGCTGGCGCTCGATCCGGAGCGGGACGAATTTTTCACGACCTTTCATCCTCACCCGGCCGGCGGCACGCTCAGGATTACCTGCTGCGATGCCTCGGCCATGCTGAAGGACAGGTACGAGGATTACCAGCAGGTGGTGGCCTTCTCGGCTACGCTGAAGCCATTCGAGTATTACGCGAGGTTATCAGGTTTAACTGTTGATAGTGTAAAGATAAATGAATTCGACAGCCCTTTTCCCCGAGAGCGCAGGAAGCTGCTGGTCATCCCACAGGTCTCCACCCGCTATGACCGGCGGGAGCGCAACTACGTTCGCATTGCGGATGCCATCACGCGCATCGCAGCCTTGCGCCGCGGCAATTATTTTGTCTTCCTGCCCAGTTTTGAATTTTTGGAACAGGTGGCAGCCCTGTTCACCCCACCGGAGGGTTTCGCGGTACTCAGGCAGGAACGCGGCATGCGCGGCGCGCAGGTCGATGAGGTGCTGGAACGGCTTCGCAGTCCGTCCGGGCCGACCATCGTATTTGCCGTACAGGGGGGCTCCTTTTCCGAGGGGGTCGATTATGCCGGCGAGATGGTGATCGGCGCTTTCGTGGTAGGTCCGCCGCTGCCGAACTTCGACCTGGAGCGGGACCAGATGCGCGCGTATTACCAGCGCCGCTATGGCGCGGGATTCGAGTATGCCTATACGATTCCCGCCATGGCAAAGGCGATCCAAGCTGCCGGCCGGGTGATCCGGTCCGAGCGGGACCGCGGTTTGATCGTGCTGATGGACAGCCGCTTCACGGAAGAGAGCTACAGCCGCGCCATGCCGGCGGACTGGTTCGAAACGGAAGTCACGGAGCTGGTTTCAGAGAGTATTCTCGCGGACGTGGCCGCCTTCTGGGCCAGCTCTCAATGA
- a CDS encoding AsmA family protein yields the protein MKKPIRIAGIVCAVVAALLLGMFVVAKVVITPERVKATLTEAAERRLHRPVRIGEIDVRIFSGIVVQGLTIMEKDGAQTFVKVEQVKLNYQFWPLFSKRIVVDEIRLDAPHIRVVRMPDNSFNYSDIMAEKPTAPPEKPKQKGGIDLLVSKASLSKGEVSYEDRTGKFGSPFVYTIRDIEFSAKDIAPEKPLPFSAGAGIPGARLEAEGTLTGAATKPAIDAVIRVAEGDLKKLIAGLPAGLAAKAKGYDPGGVIKARLHCAGPVAAPKGLLKDGELQLENVQVSAAGQRPSLTGKLELKGDALSSRDLVLNMGANKLQIALAVTHLSAKPVSITSEIKAERLDLAPVTAKQEPTSPAGGAAAKPEPGPLDLPVRASGTVQLGQVLYKGVTVSNVLLKYRLIDNILTIDQFSGNAAGGTFADTARIDLRQNGFGWSTRLTVRGMQAEQLAAAFAPKASGTLYGKLALNAELAGMGTSSAAIRKSLGGRGDFKFTEGRLTGPGLVQHLALFLNLEQLRSIAFDTFSGTFRIESGRARIESGISGRDVQITQKGTAGLDGSLDLSLVTRLSPQLTGRVAQGDIKRFLTDDKGWGLLPLKVGGTASSPRFGIDASVAGQQLKTRAREKLQQTIEEKFLKKQEGEPKRPEQELLEKGLKGIFGR from the coding sequence ATGAAGAAGCCGATCAGGATAGCCGGAATCGTTTGCGCGGTAGTGGCGGCGCTGCTGTTGGGGATGTTTGTAGTGGCCAAAGTCGTCATAACTCCCGAGCGTGTCAAAGCGACGCTGACCGAAGCCGCGGAGAGAAGACTGCACCGTCCGGTACGGATAGGGGAGATCGATGTGCGCATCTTCTCCGGAATTGTCGTACAAGGGCTGACCATCATGGAAAAGGATGGGGCGCAGACATTCGTGAAGGTGGAACAGGTCAAGCTCAACTACCAGTTCTGGCCGTTGTTCTCGAAGCGGATCGTGGTGGATGAGATCCGGCTCGACGCCCCCCACATCAGGGTGGTGCGCATGCCGGACAACAGTTTCAATTACTCCGATATCATGGCCGAAAAGCCGACGGCACCACCGGAGAAACCGAAGCAAAAAGGGGGGATCGATCTGCTGGTATCCAAGGCATCCCTCTCCAAAGGTGAAGTGTCATACGAAGACCGTACCGGAAAATTCGGCTCTCCCTTTGTCTACACCATCAGGGATATCGAATTTTCAGCCAAAGACATCGCCCCGGAAAAACCCCTCCCCTTCAGCGCCGGTGCCGGCATCCCCGGGGCCCGGCTGGAGGCGGAGGGCACCTTAACCGGTGCCGCAACAAAACCGGCTATCGATGCCGTTATCCGCGTGGCAGAGGGGGATCTGAAGAAACTGATCGCCGGCCTGCCGGCCGGACTTGCCGCCAAGGCAAAAGGCTACGATCCCGGCGGAGTCATCAAAGCCAGACTGCATTGTGCCGGGCCGGTGGCGGCACCGAAAGGGCTGCTCAAGGATGGGGAGCTTCAACTGGAAAACGTCCAGGTTTCGGCAGCAGGTCAGCGTCCGTCTCTGACAGGAAAACTGGAGCTGAAGGGAGATGCCCTCTCGTCGCGGGACCTGGTGTTGAACATGGGGGCGAACAAGCTGCAGATTGCCCTGGCCGTGACGCACCTCTCTGCCAAGCCGGTTTCGATCACGAGCGAGATCAAGGCCGAACGCCTTGACCTGGCGCCGGTGACGGCCAAGCAGGAGCCGACCTCGCCGGCCGGTGGGGCCGCAGCAAAACCGGAGCCGGGACCGCTCGACCTGCCGGTTCGGGCGTCCGGGACGGTGCAACTGGGGCAGGTACTGTACAAGGGAGTGACGGTCAGCAACGTTCTGCTGAAGTATCGATTGATCGACAACATTCTGACTATCGATCAGTTTTCCGGAAATGCCGCGGGCGGCACCTTTGCGGACACGGCCAGGATCGATCTGCGCCAAAATGGATTCGGATGGTCGACCCGGCTGACCGTGCGGGGGATGCAGGCCGAGCAGCTCGCTGCCGCCTTTGCACCGAAAGCGTCCGGCACCTTGTACGGGAAACTCGCCCTGAACGCCGAACTGGCCGGTATGGGAACTTCGTCTGCTGCGATAAGGAAAAGCCTGGGCGGCCGGGGAGACTTCAAATTTACCGAAGGCAGGTTGACCGGGCCGGGGCTGGTGCAGCATCTGGCGCTGTTCCTGAACCTGGAGCAACTGCGCTCGATTGCATTCGACACCTTCTCCGGAACGTTCCGGATCGAAAGCGGCAGGGCCAGGATCGAGAGCGGCATATCCGGTCGGGATGTTCAGATCACCCAGAAGGGGACAGCCGGGCTGGATGGAAGCCTGGACCTGTCACTGGTCACGCGCCTTTCCCCCCAGCTGACCGGCAGGGTGGCGCAGGGGGATATCAAGAGGTTTTTGACCGACGACAAAGGCTGGGGCCTGTTGCCGCTCAAGGTCGGTGGAACCGCATCATCCCCCAGATTCGGGATCGATGCATCCGTAGCGGGACAGCAGCTCAAAACCAGGGCCAGGGAAAAACTGCAGCAGACGATCGAGGAGAAATTCCTGAAGAAGCAGGAAGGAGAACCGAAGCGCCCTGAGCAGGAGCTTCTTGAAAAGGGACTGAAGGGAATTTTCGGTAGATAG
- a CDS encoding NUDIX domain-containing protein has product MPKKSAGILMYRFRNEQLEVFLVHPGGPFWAKKDAGSWSIPKGEYGAGEDALAVARREFREETGFEVQGLFLELGTVRQPGGKLVTAWAVQGECDPAGIRSNCFVLEWPPGTGISKEFPEVDRAEWFTIAVAGEKLLTGQVPLLDRLCDALKWRRWER; this is encoded by the coding sequence ATGCCGAAAAAGAGCGCCGGGATACTGATGTACCGCTTCAGGAATGAGCAATTGGAGGTATTCCTGGTCCATCCGGGGGGACCGTTCTGGGCGAAGAAGGATGCAGGCAGTTGGTCGATCCCCAAGGGGGAATACGGGGCCGGGGAGGATGCTCTCGCGGTTGCCAGACGGGAATTCCGGGAGGAGACCGGCTTCGAGGTGCAGGGCTTGTTTCTGGAACTTGGGACGGTACGCCAGCCCGGGGGGAAGCTGGTAACGGCCTGGGCAGTTCAGGGGGAGTGCGATCCGGCCGGCATCAGGAGCAATTGCTTCGTACTGGAATGGCCCCCTGGAACGGGAATCTCAAAGGAGTTTCCCGAGGTTGACCGGGCGGAGTGGTTCACGATAGCCGTGGCCGGGGAGAAACTGCTCACAGGGCAGGTCCCCCTTCTCGACCGGCTGTGTGACGCATTGAAATGGCGAAGATGGGAACGGTGA
- a CDS encoding transposase — MRMNRKYDAEFKAEAVKLVLEDNRTIREVESSLGITHGVLKGWIRKHRDQQDPAIASQISAEAELKQLRKENEQLRREREILKKAVAIFSTDPHRYSGS, encoded by the coding sequence ATGAGAATGAACCGAAAATACGATGCCGAGTTTAAAGCTGAAGCGGTGAAGCTGGTTTTGGAAGACAACCGCACCATTCGCGAAGTTGAAAGCAGTCTCGGGATCACGCATGGAGTCTTAAAAGGATGGATCCGGAAACACCGTGACCAGCAGGATCCGGCTATAGCCAGTCAAATATCTGCCGAAGCAGAGCTTAAGCAACTCCGCAAAGAGAACGAGCAACTCCGTCGGGAGCGTGAAATCCTAAAAAAAGCTGTGGCCATCTTCTCAACGGATCCGCATCGTTATTCGGGTTCATAA
- a CDS encoding IS3 family transposase, which produces MTEHRSEFGVKEMCRVLGVTRSWYYAHAAGRVTNRQREDQALLPTIKSAFEESDKTYGAKRITHNLRQLGRRVGKNRIWRLMRENGLKVKTTRKFKVTTNSDHKRPVADNLVKRQFSADAPNRLWTGDITYIETVQGWLYLAVVLDVFSRRIVGWSMNKRMTDDLVIAALTNAIVRRRPSPGFIFHTDRGSQYCSKRFRAVVGKAAGIQSMSGTGCCYDNAITETFFSTLKRELIYHCSFTTRQEAQSRIFRYIEGFYNRKRIHSAIGYLTPEQFEQQELKMAA; this is translated from the coding sequence ATAACCGAGCACCGCTCCGAATTCGGAGTGAAGGAGATGTGCCGAGTTCTGGGAGTGACTCGGAGTTGGTACTACGCCCATGCGGCCGGCCGAGTAACGAATCGGCAGCGCGAAGACCAGGCGTTGTTGCCAACGATCAAATCAGCCTTCGAAGAGAGCGACAAAACATATGGCGCGAAACGGATTACCCATAACCTACGGCAGTTAGGGCGGCGCGTCGGTAAAAACCGCATCTGGCGCCTGATGCGAGAAAATGGCCTTAAAGTCAAGACGACGCGGAAGTTCAAGGTTACAACGAATTCAGATCACAAGCGTCCTGTAGCGGACAATCTGGTGAAGCGTCAATTCTCCGCTGACGCTCCCAATCGGCTCTGGACCGGCGACATAACGTACATTGAAACGGTCCAGGGCTGGCTGTACTTGGCAGTGGTCCTCGATGTATTCTCCCGCCGGATCGTGGGCTGGAGCATGAACAAACGCATGACGGATGATCTTGTTATAGCTGCCCTTACCAATGCGATAGTCAGGCGTCGGCCGTCACCAGGATTCATCTTTCACACGGATCGTGGTTCGCAATATTGCAGCAAACGGTTTCGTGCCGTGGTCGGGAAAGCAGCTGGCATCCAAAGCATGAGCGGAACCGGATGCTGCTATGACAATGCAATTACGGAGACCTTTTTCTCCACATTGAAGAGAGAACTGATTTACCACTGCTCCTTCACGACCCGGCAAGAAGCACAGAGCCGGATATTTCGTTACATCGAAGGTTTCTACAACCGCAAGAGGATTCACTCTGCGATTGGCTATCTCACTCCTGAACAGTTTGAGCAGCAGGAGCTAAAGATGGCAGCATAG